A window from Thalassophryne amazonica chromosome 15, fThaAma1.1, whole genome shotgun sequence encodes these proteins:
- the LOC117525900 gene encoding arachidonate 15-lipoxygenase B-like isoform X1 — protein MLLYEVTVFTGNLSLATTFNNVYIKLVGTDGESDRTWLVSSKMLAGFFSGAVTVFKVWCPTSLGKLVLIELDKKQLPLFPEDSWFCAKVEVRSPEGHTYTFPVYQWIADSEVHYFRDGKALKIFEDNHNLGRYSREKELKQRAEVYCWDVYKEGIPHCIKTEGPLSLPYEVQFSFTKTTEFFFTKTSGLIELKLEGLADCQMPWQNIDDIRRAFSCYQTDISDYVEEHWKEDAFFGYQYLNGINPMFIQRCKALPKNFPVTDEMVFLHDAKCLATEMQNGNIFLCDYSHLDGLETNTINGKKQYLAAPLVLLHKTPDDKMMPIAIQLKQKPAEDNPIFLPADSEYDWLTAKLFVRSADFNEHQVSVHLLRTHLVAEVFAVSMLHNLPMVHPLHKLLIAHTRYTLQINVLARTLLISEDGIFTQFAASGGDGLFTLLKRSLSSLTYTSLCIPDDIAERGLESVPKFYYRDDGLRLWDIIHRFVQGILKYYYKSDADVQKDSELQKWISDIFEHGSFSQENSGIPRSLSTVVELIKFVTMVIFTCSAQHAAVNSGQFDYGGWMPNSPSSLQHPPPTKKGTTSEATMLQTFPDVNATAQGMATVWLLSHQSSDFVPLGNYPEEHFTEEIPLMLIKDFQEELKNLSQAIKLRNQGLEVPYTYLDPAQTENSVAI, from the exons ATGTTGCTTTATGAAGTGACTGTATTTACTGGTAACCTGTCTCTGGCCACCACTTTCAACAACGTCTACATTAAGCTGGTGGGCACCGACGGGGAGAGCGATCGCACATGGCTTGTCTCCAGCAAAATGCTTGCAGGTTTCTTCAGCGGAGCA GTGACAGTTTTCAAAGTGTGGTGCCCTACTTCGCTTGGCAAGCTGGTGCTGATCGAACTTGACAAAAAGCAACTGCCTTTGTTCCCAGAAGATTCTTGGTTCTGTGCCAAGGTGGAAGTCAGATCTCCAGAGGGACACACCTATACCTTTCCTGTCTACCAGTGGATCGCAGACAGTGAAGTTCACTATTTTCGAGATGGAAAAG CTCTGAAAATCTTTGAAGACAATCATAATCTTGGAAGGTACAGTCGGGAGAAGGAGCTGAAGCAGAGAGCAGAGGTCTATTG TTGGGATGTTTATAAGGAGGGGATACCTCATTGCATCAAAACGGAAGGTCCACTTTCATTGCCATATGAGGTCCAGTTCTCCTTCACCAAGACAACAgagtttttcttcactaaaacttcAGG GCTGATTGAGCTCAAACTAGAGGGGCTGGCTGACTGCCAGATGCcttggcaaaatattgatgacatTCGACGTGCGTTCTCCTGCTACCAGACTGACATATCAG ATTATGTCGAGGAACATTGGAAGGAAGATGCGTTTTTTGGCTACCAGTATCTAAATGGAATCAACCCCATGTTCATCCAACGCTGCAAAGCCCTGCCAAAGAATTTCCCTGTCACTGATGAGATGGTGTTCCTGCATGATGCAAAATGCCTGGCTACAGAAATGCAG AATGGCAACATATTCCTGTGTGACTACAGTCATCTAGATGGACTAGAAACAAACACCATCAATGGGAAGAAGCAGTACTTAGCGGCTCCCCTCGTCCTGCTACACAAAACTCCTGATGACAAGATGATGCCAATCGCTATTCAG CTGAAGCAGAAACCTGCAGAAGACAATCCGATCTTTTTGCCAGCTGATTCTGAGTATGACTGGCTGACAGCAAAGCTTTTTGTCAGAAGTGCTGATTTCAATGAACATCAGGTCAGTGTTCACCTGCTGCGCACTCACCTGGTGGCTGAAGTTTTTGCAGTGTCGATGCTTCACAACCTACCCATGGTGCATCCTCTCCACAAG CTCCTCATTGCTCACACTCGTTACACCCTGCAGATCAACGTCTTAGCCCGAACTCTTCTCATATCAGAGGATGGAATTTTCACACAG TTTGCAGCATCTGGTGGAGATGGTTTGTTCACCCTCCTGAAGAGATCACTGTCTTCACTCACCTACACCTCACTCTGTATACCAGATGACATCGCCGAGCGTGGTCTGGAGTCTGTGCCAAAATTCTACTACAGAGATGACGGGCTCAGACTTTGGGACATCATCCACAG gtTTGTCCAGGGAATACTTAAATACTACTACAAGAGTGACGCTGATGTCCAGAAAGACTCTGAACTGCAGAAGTGGATCAGTGACATATTTGAACATGGATCATTTTCACAAGAAAACTCAG GAATTCCCAGGAGTTTGTCCACTGTGGTTGAATTGATCAAGTTTGTCACCATGGTGATTTTCACATGCTCTGCTCAGCATGCCGCTGTAAACTCAGGACAG TTTGACTATGGTGGCTGGATGCCCAACAGCCCCTCTTCTTTGCAACATCCTCCACCAACAAAAAAGGGGACAACAAGTGAAGCCACAATGCTGCAGACCTTTCCTGATGTCAATGCAACAGCTCAAGGCATGGCCACTGTGTGGCTGCTCAGCCATCAGTCCAGCGACTTT GTTCCTCTTGGCAATTACCCAGAAGAGCATTTCACAGAGGAGATTCCACTTATGCTGATCAAGGATTTCCAAGAAGAGCTTAAAAATTTGAGTCAAGCGATCAAACTCAGAAATCAGGGTCTGGAAGTCCCATACACATACCTGGATCCAGCACAGACAGAAAACAGCGTGGCCATTTGA
- the LOC117525900 gene encoding arachidonate 15-lipoxygenase B-like isoform X2, whose amino-acid sequence MWMNRKSLVDCYLQPHHYVTVFKVWCPTSLGKLVLIELDKKQLPLFPEDSWFCAKVEVRSPEGHTYTFPVYQWIADSEVHYFRDGKALKIFEDNHNLGRYSREKELKQRAEVYCWDVYKEGIPHCIKTEGPLSLPYEVQFSFTKTTEFFFTKTSGLIELKLEGLADCQMPWQNIDDIRRAFSCYQTDISDYVEEHWKEDAFFGYQYLNGINPMFIQRCKALPKNFPVTDEMVFLHDAKCLATEMQNGNIFLCDYSHLDGLETNTINGKKQYLAAPLVLLHKTPDDKMMPIAIQLKQKPAEDNPIFLPADSEYDWLTAKLFVRSADFNEHQVSVHLLRTHLVAEVFAVSMLHNLPMVHPLHKLLIAHTRYTLQINVLARTLLISEDGIFTQFAASGGDGLFTLLKRSLSSLTYTSLCIPDDIAERGLESVPKFYYRDDGLRLWDIIHRFVQGILKYYYKSDADVQKDSELQKWISDIFEHGSFSQENSGIPRSLSTVVELIKFVTMVIFTCSAQHAAVNSGQFDYGGWMPNSPSSLQHPPPTKKGTTSEATMLQTFPDVNATAQGMATVWLLSHQSSDFVPLGNYPEEHFTEEIPLMLIKDFQEELKNLSQAIKLRNQGLEVPYTYLDPAQTENSVAI is encoded by the exons ATGTGGATGAACAGGAAGTCTTTGGTTGATTGCTATCTTCAACCTCACCATTAC GTGACAGTTTTCAAAGTGTGGTGCCCTACTTCGCTTGGCAAGCTGGTGCTGATCGAACTTGACAAAAAGCAACTGCCTTTGTTCCCAGAAGATTCTTGGTTCTGTGCCAAGGTGGAAGTCAGATCTCCAGAGGGACACACCTATACCTTTCCTGTCTACCAGTGGATCGCAGACAGTGAAGTTCACTATTTTCGAGATGGAAAAG CTCTGAAAATCTTTGAAGACAATCATAATCTTGGAAGGTACAGTCGGGAGAAGGAGCTGAAGCAGAGAGCAGAGGTCTATTG TTGGGATGTTTATAAGGAGGGGATACCTCATTGCATCAAAACGGAAGGTCCACTTTCATTGCCATATGAGGTCCAGTTCTCCTTCACCAAGACAACAgagtttttcttcactaaaacttcAGG GCTGATTGAGCTCAAACTAGAGGGGCTGGCTGACTGCCAGATGCcttggcaaaatattgatgacatTCGACGTGCGTTCTCCTGCTACCAGACTGACATATCAG ATTATGTCGAGGAACATTGGAAGGAAGATGCGTTTTTTGGCTACCAGTATCTAAATGGAATCAACCCCATGTTCATCCAACGCTGCAAAGCCCTGCCAAAGAATTTCCCTGTCACTGATGAGATGGTGTTCCTGCATGATGCAAAATGCCTGGCTACAGAAATGCAG AATGGCAACATATTCCTGTGTGACTACAGTCATCTAGATGGACTAGAAACAAACACCATCAATGGGAAGAAGCAGTACTTAGCGGCTCCCCTCGTCCTGCTACACAAAACTCCTGATGACAAGATGATGCCAATCGCTATTCAG CTGAAGCAGAAACCTGCAGAAGACAATCCGATCTTTTTGCCAGCTGATTCTGAGTATGACTGGCTGACAGCAAAGCTTTTTGTCAGAAGTGCTGATTTCAATGAACATCAGGTCAGTGTTCACCTGCTGCGCACTCACCTGGTGGCTGAAGTTTTTGCAGTGTCGATGCTTCACAACCTACCCATGGTGCATCCTCTCCACAAG CTCCTCATTGCTCACACTCGTTACACCCTGCAGATCAACGTCTTAGCCCGAACTCTTCTCATATCAGAGGATGGAATTTTCACACAG TTTGCAGCATCTGGTGGAGATGGTTTGTTCACCCTCCTGAAGAGATCACTGTCTTCACTCACCTACACCTCACTCTGTATACCAGATGACATCGCCGAGCGTGGTCTGGAGTCTGTGCCAAAATTCTACTACAGAGATGACGGGCTCAGACTTTGGGACATCATCCACAG gtTTGTCCAGGGAATACTTAAATACTACTACAAGAGTGACGCTGATGTCCAGAAAGACTCTGAACTGCAGAAGTGGATCAGTGACATATTTGAACATGGATCATTTTCACAAGAAAACTCAG GAATTCCCAGGAGTTTGTCCACTGTGGTTGAATTGATCAAGTTTGTCACCATGGTGATTTTCACATGCTCTGCTCAGCATGCCGCTGTAAACTCAGGACAG TTTGACTATGGTGGCTGGATGCCCAACAGCCCCTCTTCTTTGCAACATCCTCCACCAACAAAAAAGGGGACAACAAGTGAAGCCACAATGCTGCAGACCTTTCCTGATGTCAATGCAACAGCTCAAGGCATGGCCACTGTGTGGCTGCTCAGCCATCAGTCCAGCGACTTT GTTCCTCTTGGCAATTACCCAGAAGAGCATTTCACAGAGGAGATTCCACTTATGCTGATCAAGGATTTCCAAGAAGAGCTTAAAAATTTGAGTCAAGCGATCAAACTCAGAAATCAGGGTCTGGAAGTCCCATACACATACCTGGATCCAGCACAGACAGAAAACAGCGTGGCCATTTGA